Sequence from the Maniola hyperantus chromosome Z, iAphHyp1.2, whole genome shotgun sequence genome:
CATAAACTAATCTGGTAAATTACTCTAAAGTTCTATTCTTAACATTTCATTAAAGTGTATAACTTGATGTGCAAAACGTGAACAGCAAGTGATCAAAACTGTCCAATTATTCAGTATTACAACTAGGCTTTAACAATGAGTGCACCGAGTGGGACGCACAATTTCAAAGTGGTTTTACTGGGCGAGGGTTGCGTCGGAAAAACATCAATCCTACTCCGATACATAGAAGACAAGTTTAACGATAAACACTTAACAACATTGCAGGTATGTTTAGATAATAGAAAATATAATCCAATTTAAAGGTCGACAATGTTACGCTCTCATAAATCTTTAATGTCTTTATACAAACAGACATTCtaattatgaaataatatttaaatgtgtGGTTAAATAACAGACAATAGCACTACTTTACTAATAAACTAACTTTTCTCATGGATCTAAGTTTCTGTGATTACTAATTCATCTAAAGTCCTCTGCATACCTGTGAAAGTCCTATCAAAATTAGTTAAGCTAATTAAACATCAGCCTTAACAGAGGCAggcaaaaaatttcaaaacttgTTTGGGTTTGAATAATTTTAATCATATCATTTATGTCTGCCAAGCCGCACGTAGCCAGGGTAAGCCAaccccttctcatactgagaggagacccttgtaCTAAGCACAGGAgttctcagaatgaaaaaggttgggtgtgagccggcaatgggatTATGATAtcatttatttcaaaatcacattatttacctacttatttactagctttatttgcctactttatttattatttatttaacttactTATTGGGtagggctgatcatgatgatgatgacctacttATTTACTAGCTTTTTTCCATGACTACTTAGagttagattttataaaaatactgtgTTTTTCGAGGTAAATTCTTAACTTTTTCTATCTTTAAGTCTTTGTATTCAACGTTTTCTTTTTCTGATTGGGTGAAACTATGCATCTTTCCATTCTCAAGTATATAGCATGAAAATGTCAAACTAGGAAAAAATTGCTTACATGGTGCTAGCGACTATGTGTTATTTTGTAGGAATTAACTTAAGTATAGACAGTATAACATATTAAGGTATTTCTACACAGGCAACATTCCTAAATAAGAAGCTTAACATAAATGGGAAACGCATTAACCTATCTATCTGGGATACAGCTGGCCAAGAGAAGTTCCATGCACTTGGCCCCATATATTATCGCAATTCGAATGGTGCTATTTTGGTGTACGACATCACAGATGAGGAATCTTTTGGAAAGGTACTACTTATATAGATTTGTAAATATCTTATGTGTTTTTTGTAGTAAGTACTATatgcaaataaataagtaggatGGAAAAGGTTAGATTATTCCAtgttcatccgtttaaccgatttatatgaaattcggtacagaagtagcttgcattccggaaattgacataggctactctttatccctgaaaatcaaagagttctcacgggatttttaaaaacccaaattcacgcggatgaagtcgcgggcatcatctagttatttataaatacataattgACATTTGCTTGTAGGTTAAAAATTGGGTGAAGGAATTAAAAAAGATGCTTGGATCTGACATTGTCCTGGTAATTGC
This genomic interval carries:
- the Rab21 gene encoding ras-related protein Rab-21; the encoded protein is MSAPSGTHNFKVVLLGEGCVGKTSILLRYIEDKFNDKHLTTLQATFLNKKLNINGKRINLSIWDTAGQEKFHALGPIYYRNSNGAILVYDITDEESFGKVKNWVKELKKMLGSDIVLVIAGNKIDLEHERMVPLEEAESYANMVGAKHFYTSAKLNQGVEELFLELTREMADRFEKNSQTENNRPARVLVVEDETPSQSSCCSGNRNT